Genomic DNA from Caldalkalibacillus uzonensis:
CCGATAATGCTAAAAGTGTTTCAGCAATCATTTGTGGAATTCTTTCCATGGTCAATGTCCAACCAAAAATATTAGCTGTTGCCACGATAATCATAATAGTCGCTGTTATCAGACCGGTTCTCATAAAAATGCCGGGGAGATGATTCCATTTTAAATCCCGGTATATAAACATCCCTAATATAAATGCAATTAAACTCCCCATTGCACCTGCTTCAGTGGGGGTAAAACTACCGGTAACTATGCCAACAATAATAAGTACCGGTATTGTTAAGGCAGGACTTGCAATTATAAAACTTTTCAACATATCATTAATACTGGAGCGTACTTTAGTCGGATAATTCTTCTTTTTTGCATAAAAATAAGAAATAACCATAAAAGCTATACCAAGCAATATACCAGGCACTATTCCAGCCAGGAATAATGCGCCTATTGATGTTCCAGCAGCTACTCCGTACACGATAAACACCATACTGGGGGGAATAATTGGACCCATAATAGAAGAGGCTGCTGTGACAGCCGATGAATATTCATTGCTATAGCCGTCTTTTTTCATTTCAGGAACCATTGAAGAGCTTTGAATCGCTGCAACTGCATTAGCTGAACCAACAATGGAAGACAAAAACATACTTACTAGAATGTTGACATAAGCCAATCCACCTCTGAAATGGGCAACCA
This window encodes:
- a CDS encoding TRAP transporter large permease, translated to MSIIIITFLILLIVGVPIAFVLGLSSIFYILVSENFSFLINVPQRMIAAANNFSLMAIPFFVLAGELMNNGGITGRLTNFARSLVAHFRGGLAYVNILVSMFLSSIVGSANAVAAIQSSSMVPEMKKDGYSNEYSSAVTAASSIMGPIIPPSMVFIVYGVAAGTSIGALFLAGIVPGILLGIAFMVISYFYAKKKNYPTKVRSSINDMLKSFIIASPALTIPVLIIVGIVTGSFTPTEAGAMGSLIAFILGMFIYRDLKWNHLPGIFMRTGLITATIMIIVATANIFGWTLTMERIPQMIAETLLALSENPLVILLIINLLLLLVGMFLEPFAAIIILVPVLLPIIEQLGIDPVHFGVIVTLNLVIGLITPPIGIVLFVVSGATKVSVSQLSSAVVPFIIASVIVLLFVTYIPEIVLYLPQKFLN